The genomic segment CCGTTCTCCAAAACCATCAGGTCTTTCTCCAGCAGGATGATGTCGGCACTCTCCTTGGCAATATCTACAGCTGAATCTACCGAGATTCCGATATCTGATTCTCTCAAGGCTGCTGCGTCATTGATTCCGTCGCCCAGGAAGCCCACGGTGTTGTTCTTCTTCTGCAGGAGCTGGATTATTTCCGACTTCTGCATCGGTGTAAGCTTCGAGAAGATGCTACATTTTACCACCGCTTTCTGTTTCGCCTCCTGACTCATGTTTTCGAGTTCCGGCCCCGTAACGGAATCAGAAGTATTGATTCCCACCTGTCGGGAAATCGCCTTTACCATCGCCTCGTTGTCTCCCGAAAGTACTTTTACTTCCACGCCGTGCTCGTGCAACTGCTTGATGGCCTGGGAAGCTGATTCCTTTGGAGGGTCTAGAAAGGCGAGATAGCCAATGAGAACCATCTCCTTTTCATCTTCAATGGCAAAGTTGTTTTCCTTGCTCAGGAAACTCTTCTGCGCCAGGGCCAGCACTCTCATACCTTGTGCATTCATCTCCTTCACGAATCTCTGTGCCTTGCTTCGCATGCTGTCTGATAAAGGCTGAACCTTTCCGCCGAATTCCGCAAAGCTGCAAACCGTCAGCATTTCTTCTACGGCTCCCTTGGTGATAATCTGTCGCTTGCCATTTCTGTCTTCTACCACCACCGACATGCGTCTTCTGGTGAAATCGAACGGAATCTCATCCACCTTTTTATATGAGCTGCTCAGCGATTCCAGTCCCAGTTCCTTGACGTGCGAGAGGATGGCGCGATCCATCAGGTTCTTAAGTCCCGTCTGGAAATAACTGTTGAAATAAGCGTGGCGCAGAATGCGGTTTTCCTTATCCTCGGTTCCATCCACGTTCACGTGGCGCTCCAATACGATGTGGTCCTGCGTCAGGGTGCCCGTCTTGTCGGTACAGAGAATGTTCATGGCACCGAAATTCTGAATGGCGTTCAAATCCTTTACGATGGTCTTCTTGCGCGACATTACCATCGCTCCTTTCGAAAGGTTGGCGGTTACAATCATCGGCAACATCTCTGGGGTAAGTCCCACGGCCACGGAGATGGCGAAGATGAAAGCCTCCAACCAGTCGCCCTTCGTAATTCCGTTGACCAGGAATACTATAGGAACCATTACGAGCATGAAGCGGATGAGCAGCAGACTCACCTTGGTGATTCCCTTGTCGAAAGCCGTAGCGGCACGATGGCCCGCCACGTTCTTGGCAATGGTTCCCAGATAGGTGTGGTTGCCAGTGGCGAAGACAATGCCTTTTGCCGATCCGCTCACCACGTTGGATCCCATGAAGCAGATGTTGTCGAGGTCAACGATGCTGCCTGTATGGTTGCGGGCTTCCGAAAGATTCGGGAATTTTTCGATGGAATCTGATTCGCCTGTCAAACTGGATTGGCTGACGAACAAATCCTTGGATTCGATGATGCGGACATCGGCAGGAATCATGTCGCCGGCAGAGAGCATGATGAGGTCGCCAGGTACCAGTTCCTCGTTGCTGATTTCATCGCCTGGCGAACCGCCACGGGTGCTTGTGCCGAGACGCATTACATAGCAGGTGTTGGTCACCATCTTCTGTAGAGCTTCGCTGGAGCGGTTGGCTTTCCATTCCTGCACAAAGCGGAGGATGGTGCTCAGAATAATCATGGTCGAGACTACGATGATGGAAGTCCAGTCCTGGTCGCCAGCATTTGCCATCCACACATCCATCACGTAAGAGATGGCTACCAGTACGGTGAGCACTCCTACGAAAGGATTGATAAAAGCCTTGGCAAGCATTACGAGCGGCTTTTTCTTCTGCTCGTGTACAATCTCGTTCTTGCCATAGAGTGACTGTCTCTTCTCTACTTCTTCATCGGTGAGTCCCAATGAGGTAGTCTGGAAGTAAGTAAGCACCGTGTTGAGTGGTGCCTTGGCAGCCATCAATACCG from the Segatella copri genome contains:
- the mgtA gene encoding magnesium-translocating P-type ATPase, whose amino-acid sequence is MMWKKKKNIRKMAFNTETVLMAAKAPLNTVLTYFQTTSLGLTDEEVEKRQSLYGKNEIVHEQKKKPLVMLAKAFINPFVGVLTVLVAISYVMDVWMANAGDQDWTSIIVVSTMIILSTILRFVQEWKANRSSEALQKMVTNTCYVMRLGTSTRGGSPGDEISNEELVPGDLIMLSAGDMIPADVRIIESKDLFVSQSSLTGESDSIEKFPNLSEARNHTGSIVDLDNICFMGSNVVSGSAKGIVFATGNHTYLGTIAKNVAGHRAATAFDKGITKVSLLLIRFMLVMVPIVFLVNGITKGDWLEAFIFAISVAVGLTPEMLPMIVTANLSKGAMVMSRKKTIVKDLNAIQNFGAMNILCTDKTGTLTQDHIVLERHVNVDGTEDKENRILRHAYFNSYFQTGLKNLMDRAILSHVKELGLESLSSSYKKVDEIPFDFTRRRMSVVVEDRNGKRQIITKGAVEEMLTVCSFAEFGGKVQPLSDSMRSKAQRFVKEMNAQGMRVLALAQKSFLSKENNFAIEDEKEMVLIGYLAFLDPPKESASQAIKQLHEHGVEVKVLSGDNEAMVKAISRQVGINTSDSVTGPELENMSQEAKQKAVVKCSIFSKLTPMQKSEIIQLLQKKNNTVGFLGDGINDAAALRESDIGISVDSAVDIAKESADIILLEKDLMVLENGVLEGRKTFGNIVKYVKMTASSNFGNMFSVLAASSFLPFLPMLPIHLLIQNLLYDISQTTIPFDRMDREYLAKPRVWDSGDLSRFMIWIGPISSIFDIVTYMVLWWVFKCQGPDMESLFQSGWFVEGLLSQTLIVHMIRTRKVPFIQSSASWPVMLMTISIMAIGLCIPFTSFGSSIGLTPLPWTYFPWLIGILLSYCVLTQWLKTLYIRAFKRWL